The following is a genomic window from Chloracidobacterium sp..
GGATCACCGAAGATCAGCTGCTTCAAAGCATTCTCCGCAACAGTTACCTGCTGTGTAGCCAAAAGGAGATTGCCTTCGCGGGTCGCGAGTTCCGTATCAACCTCGGCCTTATCCAGCGGAGCCGCAGCGCCCGCGGCAATGCGGGCCTCTATCTGCCGAAGATTCTCACGTGAAAGCTCAAGATTGTCGGATTGATTCTGCTGATCGCGGAGAGCAAATACCAGATTCCAATACGCACGCTGTGTCGCTGCGATGGTATTGATCGCCTTTGATCGAAAATCCGAATCAGATTGAGCAAGCTGCTTCTTAGCGATCTTTATCGCATATCGTTTGCTGTCAATATTGAAGTTACGCGCCAATGGCTGCGTATATGAGACCCCGAGGCTTGATGTGTAAATTGCACCGCTGCCGCCCGAGAGTCCGCCTGAGCTTGCCTGTGCCTGGGCAAAAGCATTCTCGGTTCTATTATTGTTGAAAAAAGTATTAAAGCTGCCGCCGCCCGGCCTGATAAATTGATTTAATCCTGCGCTCGTACGAAGATCGTTCGTACCCGCTCCGCCCGTTGTTTGACTGTGAGAAAGCGTCGGCGAGAACGAGAACGTCGGATCATAGATCCCAAGCCGCGAACGAACCGTCGTTTCCGCGATACGGACATCGGAACGCGACATCTCGATATCATTATTGTTCTTTAGTGCCCGCTGAACAGCTTCGTTAAGCGAAAGGGCAAGCGGCTGCGCTGCTTGTACTCCGACTCGGTCCATCGTCGATGAACTTGTATTGGCCGCGGCCACGTTCTCCGGCAAAAAGACGACCTTTACCTTAAGAAGGTTTTCTGCAACGGTACCGGAATGTGCTACCTCTTGGGCACTCAAATGCGCCGCCGCGAAAAAGATGAATGCGGCGGCGAGAATTGTCCTATACTTTAACCTTTGCAGGAAAGAGGTCATCTGTTAAAAAGGCGTCTCCGAGCTAAGGATCGCCACTTTAGGCGTCGAATACATAGTACGGAGTGAAACAATGCCATGTTTCAACAATTTGTCGGCTCATAAGGAGTGCCGCGAGCGGCGATTTTTTGAATTTTACGGCCGCGTGCGTTAATCTAAATGTTTTGGGACACAAATATTCCGGGAGGAGCTTCTTAAAACAATGGCTATCAAAGTTGGCATTAACGGTTTCGGACGTATCGGACGCTCGGTAGTCCGTACATGGCTTGGCGATAAGGATATTGACCTCGTCGCAGTAAATGATCTCACAGACACAAAGACGCTGGCACACCTGCTCAAGTATGATTCTGTGATGGGAAACCTCGAACACACGATCACGGCAAATGAAGGCTCGATCACGGTCGAGGGAGACACTTTTAAGGTTTTTAGCGAGAAAGACCCTGCCGCGATCGATTGGAATTCCGTCGGAGCAGAGATCGTGATCGAATCGACCGGCCGCTTTACGAAGGCCGAAGATGCCCGCAAACACCTTCGCGGAAGCGTAAAGAAGGTCATTATCTCGGCTCCGGCAAAAGGTGAGGATGTTACGGTCGTGCTTGGCGTGAACGAAGAGATGTATGATCCGCAAAATCATCATATTATTTCGAACGCGTCGTGCACAACGAACTGCCTGGCACCGGTCGCAAAGGTAATCCACGACAAGTTCGGCATCAAGAATGCCTTGATGAACACGATCCACAGCTATACGAACGATCAGCAGCTGCTTGACCTTCCTCACAAAGACCTCCGGCGTGCACGCGCCGCAGCACTCTCAATGATCCCAACCTCAACGGGTGCGGCAAAGGCGATCGCTCTTGTCATTCCTGATCTGAAAGGGAAGTTTGACGGCATTTCGGTTCGCGTTCCCACTCCGGACGTGTCTCTGGTCGATGTGGTCATCAATGTTGAGAAGGAAACGACGACCGAAGAGGTCAACCAAGCCCTCAAGGATGCTGCGAACGAAGAACTGCGGGGCATTCTTGCGTTCTGCGAAGAACCGCTTGTCTCGATGGATTTCAAAGGTAACTCGAACTCATCGATCGTTGACGCCGAAAATACGACCGTTATCGACGGCAACTGCGTAAAGATCCTGTCATGGTATGACAACGAGTGGGGTTATTCGTGCAGGGTACGCGATCTCGTAAAATATGTCGCCTCAAAAGGACTTTAAGGCCATCAATTTATGACATCTCTTACAAAGGCCTTCCATGCGTGCCTCGCAGTTTGTTTGCTTGGCACGCTTTTGCTTGTATTCGCACCGGCGGCCTCCGCACAGAAGCGCAAAAAGGCCGTCCAGCGGCGGGAGATCATAGCGAATATCTACACAACCGTAGATACGGACGCCCCGCCGAAGAACGCAACGCCCGAACAAAGGATCCGACTCGAAACTTTTGTGCGCATCTGGGAGACCGTTCGCGACAACTACTTTGACACTACCTTTAACGGAAACGATTGGAACAAGGTGAAGGTGCGTTTTCGGCCCCGCGTTCTTGCAGTTCAGAACGATCTCGAGTTCAACAAGCTGATGTATGAGATGCTGAATACGCTGAACAGGTCGCACTTCGCCGTCATAGCTCCATCCGCGTATCAAGAAATAAACAAGGCCCGGACAGAATCGCGGGCACGGGAAAAGGCAATGAACAAGCCTCAGGCCAACGCGGGCATTCCCGATGATAACGATGAGGACGAACCGCTGATCCTTACCAATGAATCGAACTACAGGTTCGGTATTGGCGTTGAACTACGCCTTATTGGTAAAAAATTGGTCATTTCGCGTGTCGAGAATGATTCGGCTGCGGCATTCGCAGGCGTTAAAGCGGGTTATATTCTCGATAAGATCAACGGCGTCTCGATGACCGATGTAATGTGGCGCACACTTACCTTTTATTCGTATATCCGAAATATGGAGCGGCGGCTTCCACGCGAGATCGTCGAATGGTTCCTTAACGGAGAAAAGGATACGAAAGTCGCCATAAGCTGCCTTGACGGTGAAAATAGGCCCGTCGATTTCCTGATAAGCCGCGAGCGTCTAAAAGGCGAGTTGATCTCGATCGGCCCAAATTTCCCGCGCCAATTTCTCGACTTCGAGGCCAGGTCACTAACGGACGACGTAGGCTATATTCGATTTAATCTTTTCGCCGTACCTGTTATGGATCGGTTCTGCAGTGCTGTACGGGATTTCAAGAACAAGAAAGCCTTGGTAATTGACCTTCGGGGCAATGTCGGCGGCGTTCTGGGGACGATAAACGGATTATCCGGCATGCTCGTTGACAGAAAGGAATTGATGGGTACGGCGATATACCGCCATGGAAATGAAGAAGTACTTGCATATCCAAAGGCGAATCACTTCACCGGCTCACTCATCTTGCTAACCGACGCCTATACGCTTTCGACCGGAGAGGTCTTTGCGGCAGGACTTAAAGAGAATGGCAGGGCATTGCTGGTAGGTGAGCCGACGGGCGGCGAAGCATTGCCGTCGCTCAGCCTGCGCCTTCCGGATGGCGGCGTTCTGATCTATCCGGCGGCGAATTTTCGTACGCGCGACGGCAACCTGATCGAAGGCAATGGCGTAAAGCCCGACATTGCCGCGGTAAATGACCGAGCGGCCATGCTGGCCGGACATGATGTTCAGCTTGACACGGCCCTCGCCGCTATTGCTCGCGGCGACGCACCGCAAAAGCCCAAAGTGATCCCGCCGCCTGATGCTAAGGTCAAAACGATAAGCGGCAATGCGATTCAGGCCGCCGATCGTGACTCACCGCCAAGGGCTAAAGTAACGCCGAGTGGCGGCATTCGCGAAGCAGATCCATCGCCGCCAAGAACTTTAGGTTCCGGTTCGGGTTCCGGCTCGGGACAGACAACGCCATTCGACCCTGTTGCTCGAAAACTGATCGATGATTTTATTGCAAAGATCGGTGGCCGTTTTGCACTCGCAAAGCTGCGTTCATATAGCGCAAGCGGTATGGATACGGTTGAGATCGCCGGCTCACTAACGGAATTTGGTTTCAAGGTCTTTGGAAATGGGGAAGGCAAATACTTGATGCTCCTCTCGTCCGAAACCGTTGGTGAGGCAAGGCAGGTCTTCGACGGTAAGACGCTTTTACTCCAGACCGATTTCGGACTTGAAAAGACCATTCCGGGTATAACCACGATCGACAATGTCGATATTTTTTATATTTTCAAACTGATCAACGATCCGGATGCCGCTTCCGGACTGGTTTATTACGGACGGTTCGATTCGCCGAGAATGCCGAACGGTAAGCTGGATATTATGGCCGTCAAATTAAAGGCGGGTGGTGAGGTGCTGCTGGGTTTCGATCCGGTTTCCGGGATGCTTCTCTCCTACTCGCAAGCCGCAGGCCTGTTTGACCTTTCGGATTATCGTAATGCTGACGGCCTGCTTTTGCCGTTTCGGCTTAAGAGCGGCAAGGTTGTTGACATCGCTCTCGATGAGATCAAACTTGATCAGAAATTTGACGAGGCCATATTCGAACGGAAGAAGTATTGTTTCGACGATCCTTAAGGCGCCCGTAAATCGAAAAGTTGTTGAAATTGGAGCCTAAACGCTGAACATTCACATCACACCTAACGCGCTTTTGACCAAGAATGGTAAAGTATTGGCACGCGCCCGCATCGGGCTTGGACAGAACGGATGAACAAAAAGAGTATTCGAGAAGTTGATCTCGCCGGTAAACGTGTATTTTTGCGGGTCGATTTTAACGTACCTATAAAGGATGGCGTCATCACCGATGACACCCGCATAAAGGCCGCTTTGCCGACTATAAGATACGCGTTGGAGCATGGCGCCCGACTTGTGATCGCATCGCATCTCGGCCGGCCTCTCAAGGATAAGAAGAAAGCGGAGGAACGCGGCCTGCCGTACGATCCGGCTAAGTATTCATTGAGGCCTGTCTTTGAGTACTTGTCGAAGTTAGATGACTTAACTATTGCATTTGCAGGCGATTGCGTTGGCGGTGATGTATCGGCGAATGTCTCTGCTTTGAATGATGGTCAGGCACTGCTGCTTGAGAATCTACGACTTTACGCTGGCGAAGAGGCCAACGACGACGAGTTCGCAAGACAACTTGCTGACGGCGTCGATGTTTATGTGAATGATGCATTCGGCACCGCTCACCGCGCTCATGCGTCAACCGAAGGCATAACGCACTTTGTAGGGGAAAGGGTCGCCGGCCTTCTGATGGAAAAGGAGATCGAGTTTCTCGGAAGGGCCTTGCATGCCCCTCAAAGGCCATTCGTCGCCATTTTGGGCGGAGCAAAGGTTTCGGATAAGATCCCGGTCATCGAATCGCTCATAGAGCGAAAGGTGGACAAACTGCTGATCGGCGGTGCTATGGCGTACACATTCTTCAAGGCACAGGGCTTCACGGTCGGAAAATCACTTGTCGAGGACGATATGATGCCCAAGGCACTCGAGATCGAGGCAATGGCGAAAGCCGCAGGCGTTGAGCTGATTCTGCCGACCGATCATCAGGTTGTTGATTCATTCGATCCGCTAAATTCACGGCGTACGATACCGATCGAGTTCACTAACGCGGGACTTGTCGGCCTTGATATCGGCGTCGAAACGGCGGCGCGTTTTGCCGCAGCACTCGAAGGTGCCAAAACTATCGTTTGGAACGGCCCGATGGGGATGTTCGAGGAAAAGCCATTTGACGAAGGGACGCTTGCTATTGCCGAAGCCGTCGCACGGGCGACGGACGCCGGTGCGACGTCGATCGTAGGCGGCGGTGATTCAGTTGCGGCGATAAACCTCGCAGGGCTTAACGATCGGATCACACACATTTCGACGGGCGGCGGCGCAACGCTCGAATTCCTTGCGGGCGATGTTTTGCCCGGAGTTGCTGCTTTGAACGATAAATAGATGATAAAAGGAGTTCCCGGTGCAGTTGTGAATTGCGGCCTTATTGCCTCAGGTATCTTTTCAGCTGCATTCGGACTAAAAGGTTTCCTTCTATCAAGCCATTTCATCGACGGCGGCGTCACGGGCGTTTCGATGCTCGTATCGAATATATTCGGATTTTCATTGCCCACGCTGTTGGTTATCTTTAATCTGCCGTTCATCGCTTTTGGATATAAACAGATCGGCAGGGCTTTCGCGATCAAAAGCACGCTCGGCATCGTCGGGCTTGCCGTGGTGCTGCAGGTCGTACATTTTCCCGACGTAACGCCGGACAAACTTTTGACCGCGGTATTTGGCGGACTCTTTATCGGTGCGGGCATCGGCCTCGCTATCCGCGGAGGGTCAGTTCTCGACGGCACCGAGATCGCCGCTCTATTGATCAGCCGTCGCAGTTACATACTGAACGTCGGCGATGTGATACTGATCTTTAACGTACTGATCTTTCTTGCTGCGGCGTTCTTTTTGGGCATCGAACCGGCTATGTACTCCATCTTGACCTATGTCGCGGCGACAAAGGCGATTGACTTCCTGATACACGGCGTCGAAGAGTACACTGCAATAATGATCGTATCGACAAAGAACGATGAGATCCGAGAGGCTCTGGTCACAAAGCTTCGACGCGGCGTAACCGTCTTGAAAGGAAGCGGAGGACTTCGAACAGCGGGTGAGGCCGCTGAAGAACGCGATATTCTCTACTGTGTAGTTACGCGTCTGGAGATCGGAGTGATCAAGTCCGCCGTAACGGATATTGACCAATATGCGTTCATCACTACACACACTTTGACCGATGTGGACGGAGGCCTTATCAAACGGCAACTCCTTCATTGATGCCATAAGATCACACTATGCGAAAACCTGTAATTGCCGGAAATTGGAAGATGTATAAGACGCTCGCCGAAGCCGTTGAGACGGCTCTTGCTCTTAAACCGCTCGTTGCGAATGCGAACCATTGCGAGGTCATTATTGCACCTGTTTTTACCGCACTGAAGACCGTTGCAGACCGTATGGAAGGCTCAAATGTACGTATCTCTGCCCAAGATTGTGCCGAAATGAACGAGTTCGGAGCACGAACCGGCGAGGTTGCACCTGTCATGCTGCGCGACGTAGGCTGTACGCATACCATTATCGGTCACAGCGAGCGGCGGCAGTTCTGCGGCGAGACCGATGCCTCGGTCAACAAGAAGACGGCTGCAGCACTTGCGGCCGGGCTTACGGCGATCGTTTGCGTGGGCGAAACGCTCGATCAGCGTGAGATAGGTGCGGCAAATGCAGTGGTCGAGGCACAGTTGATACAGGGCCTGTCAGGTTTGACAGTTGCCGACATGGAACGTATCATAATCGCTTACGAGCCTGTCTGGGCGATAGGTACCGGTAAGACGGCAACGCCCGAACAGGCTCAAGAAATGCACGCTCATATCCGCCGAACGCTTAACGATACGCACGGCGCGGATGTAGCAAAAGCCGTCCGTATCCTTTATGGCGGCTCGGTCAAACCGGACAACATCTCGACGCTTATGTCGCAGCCCGATCTTGACGGTGCATTGGTCGGCGGAGCCAGCCTCGATGCTGAAAGCTTCGCTAAGATCGTTAATTATAAGTAATCGGGAGTCGCGACGTTGGAATACCTCTTGTACGGAATATTTTTTCTCTCTTGTATCGTCTTGGTCGGCGCGGTACTTTTGCAGCCCGGCAAGACCGATGCGGGAGCGTTGTTCACGAGCAACGTTGCGAGCTCGGCACTTGCTCCGCGCGGAACAACAAGCGTCCTGTCAAAGATCACCATCGCGGCAGCCGTTATTTTTATGGTCTCGGCTCTTTTGCTTTCGATGCCGGCATTGACAGGCAATGTTTCAGTACTTTCGAGCAACCCTGACAGTACTGCTTCGGAAACTGAAGCAGTCACCGAGGCACCCGCTAATCCGGCACCCGCGGATGCGAATGCGAATACTGCGGCTCCCGCCGATAACACGGAAGCGGCGCCGGCCGCGAATTCAGTTCTCGTTCCGGATACCGGCCATGGCGCGGTGATCAAGGAAGAACCCGACAGCACAAAGAAGCCCGTCGAGAAGAAGTAGGGCTTTGTTTGAAAATTTTGCTCAGGTGGCGTAATTGGTAGCCGCGCACGTTTGAGGGGCGTGTGGAGTGATCCGTGCGAGTTCGAGTCTCGCCCTGAGCACCACTCATTTAATAAGAAATGCAGGCAGCACGAGGTGCACAGCCTGCATTTTTTGCCTACGATCTTACGACCATCGTCCCTGTTCCTTCATCAGTAAAGACCTCAGCCAAGATGGCGTTACGATGAGTGCCGCTGACGACGTGAGCTGATGCTACGCCGCGCTCCAGCAGCGAGATCAGGCTTTCGAGTTTCGGTACCATTCCGCCGAGGGCCTTTCCGGTTTCGATCATTCCACGAGCGTCATCGGTCGTAATGCATGAAAGTTTTGTCGTTTCATCCTCCGGTTTGAGATAGATGCCGTTCACATCCGACAGCAAAATTAGCTTTTCGGCGTGCAGGCTCACCGCGATCTCCGCAGCGATAGTGTCGGCATTTATGTTGAACACGCGGCCGTCGTCATCTGCCCCGAGCGATGAAACTATCGGCAGGTAGCCTTCGGCAAGCATTGCATTTATCAAAGCAACGTCAACGCTCACAACATCGCCGACATGGCCAAAGTCTATCGTCGTCCTTTCGCCCGTATCCTTATCGAGGATATCTTTTGGCGGCCTGCGTCGTGCCGAAATAATGCCGCCGTCGATACCTGAAATGCCGACCGCGTGGATACCTCGTCGGCGGAACTGCGCGAGAATTTCGGTATTGATCTTACCGCGAAACACCATTTTCGCGAGTTCGAGCGTGTCATCATCCGTAACGCGACGGCCCTCGACTATCTTTTGGACCACGCCGAGTTTC
Proteins encoded in this region:
- a CDS encoding TolC family protein is translated as MTSFLQRLKYRTILAAAFIFFAAAHLSAQEVAHSGTVAENLLKVKVVFLPENVAAANTSSSTMDRVGVQAAQPLALSLNEAVQRALKNNNDIEMSRSDVRIAETTVRSRLGIYDPTFSFSPTLSHSQTTGGAGTNDLRTSAGLNQFIRPGGGSFNTFFNNNRTENAFAQAQASSGGLSGGSGAIYTSSLGVSYTQPLARNFNIDSKRYAIKIAKKQLAQSDSDFRSKAINTIAATQRAYWNLVFALRDQQNQSDNLELSRENLRQIEARIAAGAAAPLDKAEVDTELATREGNLLLATQQVTVAENALKQLIFGDPISPDWERSIVPTDKPAFSTDTVSLDAAMKDAMDNRFELRRLKLAREINAIDIKYLRNQTLPQIDLNTQFSLNGLSQSGSSSAFTTNLFTSTGDLFLLNGINTTRSFVGLPVLANPSFVVPASPAYLYGGFGRSLSNIFRSDAPNYSIGVTISFPFRNRTAKADLEAAKITSERLAAQTRSQEQAIIVDVRNAVQAVETGRKRVLTARRARQSAEVQLDGERKLYEAGRSTTFLLFQRENALANARTAEIRAETDYISAIEALQQVTATTFRENNITLDSPVEIK
- the gap gene encoding type I glyceraldehyde-3-phosphate dehydrogenase translates to MAIKVGINGFGRIGRSVVRTWLGDKDIDLVAVNDLTDTKTLAHLLKYDSVMGNLEHTITANEGSITVEGDTFKVFSEKDPAAIDWNSVGAEIVIESTGRFTKAEDARKHLRGSVKKVIISAPAKGEDVTVVLGVNEEMYDPQNHHIISNASCTTNCLAPVAKVIHDKFGIKNALMNTIHSYTNDQQLLDLPHKDLRRARAAALSMIPTSTGAAKAIALVIPDLKGKFDGISVRVPTPDVSLVDVVINVEKETTTEEVNQALKDAANEELRGILAFCEEPLVSMDFKGNSNSSIVDAENTTVIDGNCVKILSWYDNEWGYSCRVRDLVKYVASKGL
- a CDS encoding phosphoglycerate kinase; the protein is MNKKSIREVDLAGKRVFLRVDFNVPIKDGVITDDTRIKAALPTIRYALEHGARLVIASHLGRPLKDKKKAEERGLPYDPAKYSLRPVFEYLSKLDDLTIAFAGDCVGGDVSANVSALNDGQALLLENLRLYAGEEANDDEFARQLADGVDVYVNDAFGTAHRAHASTEGITHFVGERVAGLLMEKEIEFLGRALHAPQRPFVAILGGAKVSDKIPVIESLIERKVDKLLIGGAMAYTFFKAQGFTVGKSLVEDDMMPKALEIEAMAKAAGVELILPTDHQVVDSFDPLNSRRTIPIEFTNAGLVGLDIGVETAARFAAALEGAKTIVWNGPMGMFEEKPFDEGTLAIAEAVARATDAGATSIVGGGDSVAAINLAGLNDRITHISTGGGATLEFLAGDVLPGVAALNDK
- a CDS encoding YitT family protein, with the protein product MIKGVPGAVVNCGLIASGIFSAAFGLKGFLLSSHFIDGGVTGVSMLVSNIFGFSLPTLLVIFNLPFIAFGYKQIGRAFAIKSTLGIVGLAVVLQVVHFPDVTPDKLLTAVFGGLFIGAGIGLAIRGGSVLDGTEIAALLISRRSYILNVGDVILIFNVLIFLAAAFFLGIEPAMYSILTYVAATKAIDFLIHGVEEYTAIMIVSTKNDEIREALVTKLRRGVTVLKGSGGLRTAGEAAEERDILYCVVTRLEIGVIKSAVTDIDQYAFITTHTLTDVDGGLIKRQLLH
- a CDS encoding triose-phosphate isomerase encodes the protein MRKPVIAGNWKMYKTLAEAVETALALKPLVANANHCEVIIAPVFTALKTVADRMEGSNVRISAQDCAEMNEFGARTGEVAPVMLRDVGCTHTIIGHSERRQFCGETDASVNKKTAAALAAGLTAIVCVGETLDQREIGAANAVVEAQLIQGLSGLTVADMERIIIAYEPVWAIGTGKTATPEQAQEMHAHIRRTLNDTHGADVAKAVRILYGGSVKPDNISTLMSQPDLDGALVGGASLDAESFAKIVNYK
- the secG gene encoding preprotein translocase subunit SecG, whose translation is MYGIFFLSCIVLVGAVLLQPGKTDAGALFTSNVASSALAPRGTTSVLSKITIAAAVIFMVSALLLSMPALTGNVSVLSSNPDSTASETEAVTEAPANPAPADANANTAAPADNTEAAPAANSVLVPDTGHGAVIKEEPDSTKKPVEKK
- the argB gene encoding acetylglutamate kinase, which codes for MNIEMLDLLREALPYIQRFAGKTFVIKFSGKVTEDKANLESLAEEIALLHEVGIRVCVIHGGGKQLTELAEKLGVVQKIVEGRRVTDDDTLELAKMVFRGKINTEILAQFRRRGIHAVGISGIDGGIISARRRPPKDILDKDTGERTTIDFGHVGDVVSVDVALINAMLAEGYLPIVSSLGADDDGRVFNINADTIAAEIAVSLHAEKLILLSDVNGIYLKPEDETTKLSCITTDDARGMIETGKALGGMVPKLESLISLLERGVASAHVVSGTHRNAILAEVFTDEGTGTMVVRS